In the Quercus lobata isolate SW786 chromosome 5, ValleyOak3.0 Primary Assembly, whole genome shotgun sequence genome, one interval contains:
- the LOC115989895 gene encoding ankyrin repeat-containing protein BDA1-like, whose amino-acid sequence MEIRHEEDAIIELYNASMSGCTTTLSRLIHKEPNILNRISLTSMSETPLHISTLVGHLDFSRALLLLKPQLAIELDSHKRCPLHMASAEGHIEIVQILLRANNNACLIRDQDERIPLHYAVMRGRIDVVRELITAQPDSSQIVLDVGETVLHVCVKYNQIEALKLLVESLSDEGDFLNSNDHDGGNTILHLAVMLKQTKVVKYLLSVSKVKDGAYSLNQMGFTALEVLDHCAEGLKSVTIRKILLDAGIERARNQTNLQPPLAVVIGHHEPAKPVQPSKNWWLKWIEYLSYQGDWLGEMRGALMVVATVITTITFQPVLNPPGGVSQTNEP is encoded by the exons ATGGAAATAAGGCATGAAGAAGATGCTATAATAGAGCTCTACAACGCATCCATGAGTGGATGTACAACCACATTATCTAGGTTGATCCATAAAGAGCCAAACATCCTTAACAGAATTTCCCTCACTTCTATGAGTGAAACTCCATTACACATATCTACTTTAGTTGGTCACCTTGATTTCAGTAGAGCTCTTCTACTTCTAAAACCCCAACTTGCTATCGAGTTGGACTCCCATAAACGTTGCCCCCTTCACATGGCTTCTGCTGAGGGCCACATTGAGATTGTCCAAATATTATTACGTGCAAACAACAATGCATGCTTAATTCGTGATCAAGATGAGAGAATTCCTCTCCACTATGCAGTCATGAGGGGACGAATTGATGTTGTGAGGGAGTTGATCACTGCGCAGCCTGACTCATCTCAAATTGTGCTTGATGTGGGTGAGACTGTTTTGCATGTATGTGTCAAATACAACCAAATAGAGGCTCTTAAATTACTGGTGGAATCTTTGAGTGACGAAGGGGATTTTCTCAATTCCAATGACCATGATGGTGGCAATACTATATTGCATTTAGCTGTGATGCTAAAGCAAACCAAGGTAG TTAAATACTTGCTTTCAGTGTCTAAAGTGAAAGATGGAGCGTATTCATTGAACCAGATGGGTTTTACAGCCTTAGAAGTCTTAGATCACTGTGCAGAAGGCTTGAAAAGTGTCACCATtcgaaaaattttattagatgcTGGGATTGAAAGAGCAAGGAACCAAACTAATCTTCAACCACCATTAGCAGTTGTTATTGGTCACCATGAACCAGCAAAACCAGTGCAGCCAAGCAAGAATTGGTGGTTGAAATGGATAGAATACTTGAGCTACCAGGGTGATTGGTTAGGAGAGATGCGTGGTGCATTAATGGTGGTGGCTACTGTTATCACAACTATAACTTTCCAACCTGTACTTAATCCCCCAGGTGGAGTTTCGCAAACAAATGAACCATAA